In Chlamydiales bacterium, the genomic stretch AATGACCTTTATTTTAGGAGTGTTACCTATGTTGGTGAATCAGTTTATGTCTTTAAGATTAGAATTTTTATCTCTCATAAAGACAAAACTGTTACCTATGTTGGTGAATCAAACTGTAACCTATGTGGGTGAATTGGACCAATTATAAGTCTCCGTGTCTCCGTGTCTCCGCGTCTCCGTGTTTTAACTATTCAAGTTATTGGTTAGCAGATAGTTGAAAATCGAGCTGGCGTTAAATACTTGGTCAACTAAGAGAAAAAGTCTTAGCCTCTGGAGTTTTTAAAGTTTAGATTATTGCAATCTTAATAATTTATTGTTGACTAAAATCTTTTATTATAATTAAATATTGCTATGTTTTAATATTAAAGGTGCTTTATGGCAAATAGAATTCCTTCTTTAAATGACCCCAGAGTAACATGCTCTATGCCCACTGTTTCTAATTCAAATGATGCGCAAGAAAACTTAACTGCCATAGCTCAGAGTATTTTTCGCTTTAGCGACTGCATTACTCCTCCTCCTTCCCCTCCTCCTTCCCCTTCGCTTTGCCTTTCTTTTTCTCTACCACCTTCTATCCCCTCTATTCTATCTTCTCAGCCACCTTTTGATGGCAGCTATGTACCGAATAACTTAGAGATACCTCAACAACAAACTCAAACTTCTACAATTCAAAATGCTATCCAGAGTTACCCTGAGCCTAACCATCACCACTTCTATTCTGTTTCTAATTCAAATGGTGCGCAAGAAAACTTAACTGCCGTAGCTCAGAATGTTTTTTGCTCTAGCGACGGGATTGCTCCTCCTCCTTTATTTTTTTCTTCCATCCCTCCTATTCTATCTTTTCAGCGATCTTTTGATGGCAGCTATGTACCAAATAATTTAGAGATACCTCAACAACAAACTCAAAGTTTTACAATTCAAAATGCTATTCAGAGTTATCCTGAGCCTAACCGTTACCGCTTCTATTCTGATACAGAAGATACTCATAACAAGCCTCATTTAACTCATGACGAGCCTCATTTAAAAAGAACAAATGTTATTCAAGTAACACAATCATTCAGAGCCTGTTATTGGAGTACGGAAAAAAAAGTATTTCTACTAGCCTCTATACTCTCCCGTGGGGGTGTTAAAATAAATCAAGATACTTATATAAAGCTAGAATCGCATAAGAAAATATATTGGAATCAGATAAAAAAAGATATGCAGTTCTTCGCCGAAAGCCCAATAGTTGAGAATATTAGGGACTTTTTTCTTTCACATTTGTTAGACAAATCTTTATCAGAAGCTTTTCCTCTTGATTATGGTGAAATATTTAATTTAAAAACATTCGAAGAGCCCGAAGAGATGGAAAATAAGAGTATAAATTTTCACCTAAAAGCTCCTTTCAATCTTATAAAACAGTATCTTTCAAGTAACTCTGTTGATGACTTAAATCAACTATGCTCCTATGTCCCAAAATATCAGCCAAACTCCCCATCAGTTAACGACAAGTGGTCTTCTAATGAAATTCTATTAGTCATAGCCATCTTGTTATTCCATGACCAGATTACAATAGACGAACAAGGTCATATAAAAACAAAAGGCGAAAATATACAATGGGGACCTACAGACAACACTCTACATCAAAGTATTAATAGCTTAAGGAAACGAAGTGACATTAGAAACACGTATTTTCAAAGGATCAAAGATGATTATCTTATAAAGATCCATGCACCTGAAAGAGACAATGTGGAGCGTAATTTAGCTATACTCAGACAAATGCAACAAGGTAGCGTAGACTCTCGCCTAAAGACATTTTTTGATCTTGTAGGATTGTACCATCAGAGTAAGTCTTTCAATGACTTGAAAAAAGTACATGAGTACATAGCAAGCATACAACACCATTCTTGATAGTGTGAGTTTTAGATGGCTTGCTAAAACTTTACACCCAATTCTGCCAAAATACGAGTACTTTTTGCATTATCAAAGCTTGCTTCGATATTGAAAAAGCTATTCCAGCGGCCTATAATCTTTGAACCTCGCAAACCAATCAGACCCGCAACAAGATTAAGAGGGCCTGCTTGATTGAAGCGGAATTCTATATCCAAGAGCTCTGCCTTAACTCCTCTTCCAGCTACTTGGTATCGACCAAATATACCAATAAAGGGCTCCAAAAAGCCTAAACATTGTGTACGCCAAAAAGCAATCTCTAGACGAGTTGTAATTAGTCCTACATTTCTATCAAAAACCGTTAAGTCTGCAAGAGACCCCGTTTCAGCGTAGTTACCTAAAAAGAGTTCAGCGTAACGTACGTCAAAAATAAGGTAGGGATGACAAAATAGTGAAGGAAAACCATGGCCTAAGGAGATATCTGCGGAAATAAGTCCTCCATTGATATAAGCTCTGCCTTTATCCATTCCACCTGAAGCTAAGTTATTCATGACGACGCGTGTATTCTTCCAATATAAATAACCACCCATGACAGCTAAGCTTAATGATGTACCACAGATACAACTATCATAGCTTAACCCAGCGCAGCCCAAAGTAATATTAGCTTGTTGGGGGGAGGCTTTAATATTTGCTTCGGCGTAACTACATCCGCCAAAAACAGAAACAGCTTGGTTGGCTATAAAAGTGTCATACCCAATTAAGAGTCCCGCTACAAAGTCTGTATAGGAGAGGGTATCGGGCTGTGCATTGCGCGTTCTGTAGCTACCAATGCCCTCTGTCCATAAACCACAATCACAAAAACGAGTACGATGTAGATGCAGACCATTTAAAACAGAGTCAGAGAGATCTGCTGTGACATCCGACTGCATAGCCAAGCCCGTTGGGTCAATAACAGCAATCACAGGATCAGATCGTACGACGTAAGGAGCTTCAATATTTAAGAGGCCAAAGCCTCTGCTATCACTATCAAGAGTTAAAGCCAAGTTCAAACCTGTTTGAACACTGAGGGCAAGAACATCATTTGGTACAGAAACAGAACCTTGAATATTGGAAGTTTTCAATAAACTAAGAGAGGGAGTAGTTCCTGTAAGACTCAGGGCTGTAAGCCCTACAATTTGTCCGGAGTTGGTTACAGATGCACCTGCGCCGCCGCAGGAAAGAGCAGTAGTGTTAGACCCAGCAACATAGAGTTTTCCCGTGTTTGTTATAGTTGCTGATGAGCCTAGGCTGAAAATACCAGTTGTATTATTACCACTTAAGGAAATAGTGCCATTATTTGTAATTTGTGCATTTGCCGCATTAGTATCATCATAAATACCTACTGCTCCTGTACCCCCTGAGATAGTTCCTGTATTTGTGATGATAGAATTGGAAGCAAAAGTAGAAATTCCTGTTCCATCAACTCCTACCGAAATAATACCATGATTTGTTATCATGGTATTTATTCCCCCTGTAGTACTGATAATGACACCATTAGCGCCGCTCGTTGAAATCAGTCCTGTATTTGTGATTACAGCATGAGCTCCACTACAATCAATACAATTTGAGAACTCTCCAGCGGAGATTGTACCTTCATTTAAAATTAGAACATTATCAGCTATAGAGACTACAGATGTAGCAAAAGTTCCTGGAATGATTGTGCCGTAGTTGTAAAGGGATTGATCTGCAGCATTCATGTCAACTCCGTCCATACTTCCTCCGGCATGTATGGTTCCTCCTACCTCTACAATGCCCACATCTCCTACATCACTCATAGTTTGATTGTTAACAGTTTGACCACTTTCAATCACAAAGCCATTAGCATAAAGAGAAGATGCTGAAAAAAAGATCGAAGCGAGTATGATTTTGTTTATTGTGCTCACTTTATTCCTCGTCATTCATTAAAATGTGGAGAATAATATATTGTAAAATTTACTTCCAAAGTTTTCCTTGCATATCGTTTCAATAAAAAAGAGTTTCTTGCGCGCAATTAGAGAACAAGGCCGTTATGGAGAAAACAACACTCCATATGCTTTGTACATAACTTACTAAAATCTAAATAGCATTTCAAAATGTTAGCAAGTTCTCTATACGATTTAACACTACGTGGATAAGTATTCCATGATGGCAAGGGATGTGCAATCAAATCTTTTAGAGGAAAAAACAGGACCACAACGTCTTCTAAAGATTTATTTGTTTGATTAAGCCTATAGAGATGAACGTGAGCATTTTTTGCAAAAACAATATAAATTCTTTTTGTTCCAGGAGAAAGGTTCGGGTTATAATAGTGCTTGTTATAATACTCAAGCATTATAGCAAGTTCATCAGGAGTACCCTCTGGTTTTGACAGCCAGCTCTCAAAGATATTCCAGCCAAATTTTTGACATTTTTCTATACCTACCCACAAAACAAACTCATCCTTTTTTTGAGCAAAAGATGTCCGATGCCAATTTGAACGAGCATTATAGGGATCAAAACCATAGCGCGTGGCATGTGGTGGCATCAAAGTGATTTTGTCATTATATGGACGGAGTAGATTCCAAAGTGTTTGAGAGCGATTTTTTCCCCCTGAACAGGCTGGAAAGACTACATCTCCAGGAGTCAATGCATACGGAGCTGCATCCCCTTCAAGGCGTACAAGAGTACCTTTTTTTGCTGTAAATTCAAATAAGACCACGGCTAAAGAAGAGTTTTTATTTTGCTCTAACTCTTCATCAGCCTCATGCGCATATATTAAAATTTTCTCTTTGCAGCAAGTTTCTGTTGCCGAAACATTGATATTGAGCAATATAACAAGTAATGCATATAAGCAAATATTAAAATTAATAACATACCATTTAAAAATATTATTCCTAAGGAAAGTCATTTTGATGATCCTTCTTTTGTTTGTGTGTGATAAGAAAGCGTTTCTAAGCGTAATGTAGTAAAGTTTGGTAGAGGAGTATTCTTTATAGCGTCATTGTTTGTAATTGAATAGCGATGAAAAAAATCTATATGAATAATATGGTCTGCATTTTTTCTTGTTGGATAAACATGGAAAGCAAAGTCTTTTAAAATTTCCATCATATGACAAAAAAAAGCCTCTGAATGGCGTGGTATAGGTTTTTTTAATTCTCGTTGCCATTTCCAATTATAAATATTTTCTAAAGATGATTCTAAGTATATTGAGAGATCAGCATATTGTAAAAAATTCATCGGAGCAAAGTCACCCAGAGTATAAGCGCCTTCAAAGAGAATACAACTAACATTGGCAAGCTGAAGAGTTTCTTGACTCATTTCTTTGGTAAGCTGATTAATGGTTGGTTTAATAATTTCCGTATTACCCTTGCAAATATCTTTCAGAGTATTATGAAGTTTATTCCATTGAATTCTTCGAGGATCTAATTCACTTGCAAACTGTTTTCTTTCATTTTGACCAAGTCCATAATGATCCAAACTGAGGATAACAGAAACTATGCCTAGATGGGATAATTCTGTTTGTAAAATTTGTGAAATTGTACTTTTCCCAACACCTGGGCACCCCCCAATGGCAATAATGAGAGGGGTACTTTCATTTACATTTCTCCTTTCGACTAGATCTTGAATCCCATCAAGAATCAATTTAAGCTCTTCTTTAACAGAGTCTTGCACCCATCCACTACAAGGGATTACAAAAAGGAGTAGCAAGACTAATGCAACAATATAACATCTATATTTTTTCATTTTAATTTTCCAATATGCTATAACTTCTCTAGAGGGTTAAAAGAGCCCCGATTATATACTCAAATGAATTAAAAATGACAGAGTACAAAGCCTGGATTAAAAATGTTTTTGATCGTGCCTCTTCTGGTTATGGAGAGAAGGGATGCTCTTTTTTTGATTACTTTGGAGAGCGTTTAGTAGAACTTGTAAAACCTTCTGTAAATAACAATATATTAGATGTTGCTACAGGTAAGGGAGCTGTGTTATTCCCTGCTGCAAAGATAGTGGGCCCAAAGGGAAGAGCCGTAGGAATTGACTTAAGTTCCAAAATGATCAGAGAGGCTACAAAAAACGTTATATTTCCCTGGATTGAGCTATACCAAATGGATGCAGAACATCTTTTGTTTCCAAACCAATCATTTGATATTGTATTTTGCGCATTTGCCTTATTTTTTTTCCCTAATATTGCACAAGCCCTATCCGATAACCTGGGTTTTGAATTTAAATGACTCAAGGTTAGAGGGGATTCTGGATAAATTTTCAATCATTTTTGCGAAGTCCATTATTCCTTTAAATACTCCTTTGCCTTATCAATATCTCTAGACTGTAGTCCCTTATCGTATCCTTTAAGATATATCTTTCAAGTAAAACTTAAGTATGTAGGGCGCAAATATTTGTTGTCGACGAAATTTCCAAATTCATAGATAGTATCTAGTTATTTAAGAAATTACTAAATCACGGATAACTACTTTTGCAGCAATAAGTTCTGTTCACTTAAACCATCTGTTTTATTATCTCTTCCTAAACTCAAATAAGCGCGTATGAATCTAATTAAGAGCTTTTCTCAAATTTTTATGTCTCTTTGTATCAGTGCACTAACTGCTCAATCCCCTAGCGTTCATGAAAACTACAAAAACATTGTTTTTGATTTAGGAGGCGTCTTGCTTGAATGGGCTCCTCAAAAGTTTCTATCTCAAGTTTTTGAAAATAGTGACAGCGTTCCAGATGAGTTAGTTCATATTTTTAATTCATCCTATTGGACAGATTATGATGCAGGAAAAATTTCACGCGAAGATTTACTTAACCACTTATCCCTTCACTATGATAGAGACCAGCTTATTCTTTTTATAAACCAACTTCCTCAACTTTTACGCCCTGTTGCAGAAATGGAAAGGATTTTGGATGATCTTAAAAGCAAGGGATATAAAATATATAGCCTCTCTAATACACCACAAGAGATTTTTTACGAATTAAATGAAATTTATGATCTCTTCAAGAAATTTGATGGAAAAGTAGCTTCATTTCAAATCAAATCCTCTAAGCCAAGCCCTCTAATTTATCAGACTCTTCTCTCTCTTTATCACTTAAAACCAGAAGAGTGTTTGTTTATCGATGACCGAGCTGAAAATGTTCTTGGCGCCCAAGATTGTGGAATTAAAGGTATTCTTTATCTCAATCCAAAGCAGTTAAAAAACACACTTAAAGAACTTGGCATTTTATGAGCAGAATGATTTTTAAAACTAATCCATCGAGTAAAAGTTTTTGTATTCTAACCATTTTTTGTTTTGCTATCATTATTCTTACTAAAAGCTTCTCAGGCAACCTTCTAGCAAATGAACAAAGCATCACAAGATATTTAGAGCTCTATGAGCAATATCCAGAGGCCTTTGGACCAAAAGGCGATTGGAAAAAGAATGAAATGGAACTTATTGATGATTTGCAAGTAATGAGAGCCATTCAAAAGCAGTTTAATCAACCTGTTGGTATTGTAGCAGAAGATAGGTTTTGGCTCTGGATTAGAGATGCCCTCATTTTGCCTTCTGGAGAACACACAACGTATAATCGATTTCTTTCTAAAAAAGGTCTAGATGGGCCAGCAGGTGTTGTAGTGCTTGCAGTTACTCCAAACAATGAAATATTAGTTAACTTGATTTACAGACATGCCACAAGAAGCTGGGAAATTGAATTGCCAAGAGGAGGAAGAAACAAAGGTGAGACATCAGAAGCTGCTGCAAGAAGAGAAGTCAAGGAAGAAACAGGATATAAGGTCACCAAAATTCTTCCCTTAGGAACCATTGCCGTCGATAGCGGTGTTTTTACCAACTATCTTAAGGCATTTTTTGCAAAAATTGGCGAGGTAGAAGAAACCACGCGTGATGATGAAGAGATCATAGCTTCAAATCTTCTTCTTTCAAAAGACCACGTCATCGATATTTTTTGTGCGGGTAAAACAGAGCTTATTGTAAATAAGCAAAAAATAACTGCCTATGTCAGAGATCCTTTTTTTGCCTATGCTTTGCTCCTAGCTGAAAAGAAAGGATTTCTTGAATCTTGATTAGTTCAAAAAATATTGTTAATTGTAATTATTTGTATTTCTAGTTACGCTCTATTGCCTTTTAAATTTGATGGTGAGTTATGTCAACAAGTTCTATGTCAAGCATTATAGAGTTTTCTAAGAAAAATGCAATTCCTTTTGTTATAGGACTCTCCTTGGGAATGCTGGGAACGTATCTTATAAAATGGCTTAAAAGTGACTCAGAACCCTCCATTCGAAATATTTGCATCCTTAATCTCACTGAAAATGGACAATCGACTGAAACATTAACTTTTTTAGAATTTAAAGAAAAAGTAACTTTTCAAGAACTCAATAAGTTAAGAAAAAGTGTAGATTGGGCTGAGCGTACTGATAAAATATGGAACAAGGTTCTGTGTAAATCAGACCACATAGTTTGTGTTAAAAAGAATGAAGAATTGATAGCGTATGGCTGTTTTGTAGGAAATGGCAGAATGGGCTCAATCTTTGATATTCATGTAGATCCTAAGCATCAACGCCAAAAAATTGGCACCTTGGTAATGAATCACTTGGTTGAATACATTAGAACTGAAGAATATACCTCTGTAAATTTATCTGGATGGGAAGATAACGCAAGCGTGTTAGAGTTTTACAAAAAGTTTGGGTTTGAGTCAAATTCTTTTGCAATGGAATCCTCTGGAAAAGACCTTCAAGTAGTATCTAGCGCACTGTAATGCATTAGTTTAAGTGAACTTTATTTATGATAATGCCCGTTCAATATTCACTATGTTGTGTCTGCTTTGAAATTCAACAAAGCAGATATATGTATTCATGCGATCAAGCAATCTCTTTTGTACAGGGTATGAAAGAAGTTACAAAGGACACCCTTCCCACAGAAATTGCAAAAATTGTAATAGCGCGAAGCGTAGTTACTGTGCGAGATACTAATGCTCATCATCAGGCTATGTATATGCTAAGCTCACCTCTCGATCTTTCATTTACTACTAACGAATTTATAGAAATGATGCAATATTTAAAAGACACAACTCCACTTGATGATTGGTATAAGTATATGCAAAACAAACTTCAAGTAAATCACATCAACTGCAAATTATAGAGGCATCAAATCGGTATATATTCACATAATCTCTAGGGATGTAAGCTTGTGAGCGAATTCAGCTGGGTAATTGTGCAATAGGTTTGCGGCCTCAGATGCAGTGAACCAAGCAAAATCAACATGTTCACTACTTAGAAGAGGTGTAAAAGAAGATGGAACACTACAGCTATAGATCGATAGGATTAAGCCAAGATCACTATTAGGCATTGCAATACGAATATTTGTTAAAAGGGTGATAAAGTGGGCAACGCTGTCAATATTGCAAAAACCAATCTCTTCTTCTATCTCACGTTTTAGGGCATCTTTTTGAGATTCTTTTCTTTGCAAACGTCCTCCAGGAAGATCCCAGTAGCCTTCTTTAGCTCTTTTCAAAAGCAAAACTTTGCCATTGTCATTGAACATAAGACCTTTTATACCCAAATGAAAGCAATCTTCTTTCATATACCATCCTTTAAAGATAAGTTAAACTTGTCTTGACAGCGTTTGTTTTCTATATCTCTAGTTGCCAATAACTGAGGATTTTTACGCATTTCTTTCCAATTACCTCTTTCTACTCGCCTAAGGGCTTTTGCAAAACGATCACGAAAGAAGCGAGGACGCCCTATAGAAGTATCTACTGTCCACATTTTAGAACCTAAAGAAAAAAAGAGATATTGACCTTCTTCTTGAAAGACATTGAAAAGATTATCTAAAGATTGTAATGAATTTAATTTTTTCATTCCTTCAGGAACAATTTCTTCTGCTTGCCCTAAAAAAGGCATTAGATGAACATGTGAATGAAAAACTGTTTGTCCAATTTTACCATGCTCAAAAGTTGCAATAGATCCGTACTCTTTACAAATCCATTCGCTGATTAATGAATACAACTTCTTAAATTCAACAAATTCTTCAGGAGTATATTCTGCAATGCAGCTAACGTGCCTTTTTGGAATAATCAATAAATGAGCTTCAATTAAAGGATTGGCATCACAGAGTATGGTGAAATAGCTTGATTCTTTTAATATATAATCAAAAGCCCAACACGTTCTGTCGCAATGTGGACAATTGTCTTTTATAGATTGTTCTGAGTAATTTTCTAGCATATTTAAAATCTTTAACGGTTGTTTATTGTGATTCTTCCTAAATAGTATCAAACCTCTTGAAATAAATAAAATTAATAGATTTAATTAAATCGATAAGAAAATTTAATGGCTATTCACCATGACCTTTAATTTAGTCCACCTTAAGTACTTTTATGATGCTATTAGGTTGGAAAGCATCACTGCCTCAGCAAGAGAAAATCACGTTACACAATCCGCTGTAAGTCAGGGCATTATGAAGTTAGAGCAGCATTTTCAACGTAAGCTACTTACTCATAAAAGAAACCTCATCAAATTAACACCAGAGGGTAAAGCTCTTTTTGCCTCCAGTAAGCAGCTGTTTTACTATATTGACGACGTTAACAATACGTTTGCTGATGGAAACAGTGTCTATAAAGGCAAAGTGGAGTTTGCATGCTTTTATAGCATTGCTGTGTCCTTTCTTCCTAATGCCTTAGCTGAATTTCAAAAACATGCTCCAAGTATATCTGCCAAGTTCATTACAGGAAGACCAGAAATTGTTAAGAATGCACTAAAAGAAGGAAGGGTGGAATTCGGTTTGATGACAGATGGACAGGATCTGTTAGCCTATGACTGTGAATTAATTCATAGCGGTTTTTTCCACGTCTATGAATCTATTAAAAGACCTGCAAAAACACCGATCACTCAATGTATTCTTTCTGAACATAGCGTTGAGGCAAATGCACTGAAAAAAACTTTCGAAAAAAATTATGGAAAAGAACTTTTCACACACATGGATGTTGGCAGTTGGGAAGTTATTGTCAATCTTGTACTTTCAAACGTGGGAGTGGGACTAGTCCCTGACTATTTAGTAGAAGTTCCTTATCGCAAAGACCTTTTACGACTTAGTCATATAAAACATGACCCCATCCCTTATCGCATTGTTGCAGCTAGCCCAAAGGGAGAAGAGCTTTCTAAAAATGCTAAACTATTAATCAATTGTTTGAAAATGCGAGTTTTAAATATACAAGATAAATAGTGCACAAAGTTAATAATGTGCTCTATCGGGCATTTGAGAGAATTTTTTCCAAACTTCAACGGCTTCTTCCCTCATAAATTCTCTTATTTTGACTCGTTTATCTTTATCAGGTAAGCACATTTCTTTGTAATAATCAACATCTAGAAAATCCCCATACTTTTTAGAGTCTTCAACTGTAGCTCCATAATAGATTTCCTTGATTTGAGCCCAATAAGCCCCACACAGGCACATAGGGCAACAATAAGCGCTTGTGTATAAAATACAGCCATCAAGATGAGGGCTGCCAAGAGCTTTTCCAGCTTTGCGAATGACATCAATTTCAGCATGACAGGTAGCATCAGCTTCTTTGATTACCCTGTTATAGCCCTCAGCGATAATTTTATCACCTTTTACAATAACAGCGCCAAAGACGCCGCCACTTTTTTCTACGAGTCCTGCTTGAGCGCTCAATTCAATTGCACGCTTCATAAATTTTGGATTAGGATGAGACATTATAATTAAACTCCCTGATATATTTATTGCTTCTATCTAAAAATTACATTATAGGATATTCATGAAAAAAATACTACAAGGAACATTCATTTGGTTTATCGCAACACTGTTTGTTGTGTATGCGTTTTTTCTCAACACTGCAGGCGCTGTTTTTTCCGATACAATTAAATCGTTTCTTCATGCATCAGATATAGGTGTAGCTTACGCTGTAGGCTCATTTATTGCAGGCTTTGCTTGTATGCAAATTCCTGCAGGTTATCTACTTGATCGATATAATATTCGCTTTGTTGTAGGCAGTGGGCTTTTTTTATTGGCTCTTGGTAATTTAACACTTTCTTTTTCAACTAACCTATTTCTTTTTTCTTTATCTAACTTCATCCAAGGGATAGGTGCTTCTTTTGCATTTTTAGCTGCAGCTAAACTTACATCTCAATGGTTTTCTGCGAAAATGTTTCCTATTTTATTTGGATTAACACAATCTTTTTCTTGTATATTAGCTGCAATCATTCATTATTATTTGGTTTTGGCACTACAAACACTCACTTGGCAAGCTATCTACCAAGAATTGGCAATTTGTGGATTTATCCTGTTATGTTTTTCGCTTATATTCATTTCAAGCCCTCCCACAACAGAACTCAATAAGCCCCTTTCACTCAAGAAAAGCTTGTCTTTAGTACTTAAAAATAAACAAATTTGGTTATGTGCTCTTAGTGCAGCAACATCTTTTGGCGTACTTTCTGCTTATGCAAGTTTTTGGTATATGGATGTGGAAAAGTTTTATTCTGTAAAAACCACAGATGCATTAATTATGAGTGGTCTTATTTTTACAGGTATTGGAGTTGGCACTCCCCTACTTGGCTGGCTCTCAAATAGATTTAAATCTAGAAAATTAATTATTCATGTTACCCTGGTTCTAGGGACAATGTTTTTGCTACTAGGAATTTATTTGCCTCATTTTGATATAGACACTTATATTATTATCAGGATCGTTGCGTTCTTTACTGGATTTTTGCTATCGGGTTCTATGCTATACTACACATGTGCAAGCGAACTTGCCACTAATAGCATACGTGCAGTGGCCTTAGGAGTTATCAATACTTTTGTATTTCTTTTTAACTCTCTCTTGTTATTTTTGCCTCAGTTTTTCATTACAAAAGCATCTCCAACCTTCTTAACCTATCTGTGGGTGTTACCTTTTTGCTTACTGATATCGATTTTGCTTACTTATTTTGTTAAAGAGACCTTTGACTCATCTTCTGTTTAAATCTTTTTATTAAAATTCGGATTCCATTGACGAGTATATTTTTCCTATCGTTAAAAACAAAAAATATATAACTTTATTTTTTGTACATAAGAATTTTGGATAGTTGATGATTCGAAAAATAATTGGCCCCCTTCTTTTAATTTTAATCTGCCCTCCCCTAGTATTTGTTTTTTGGTATACCAATACAGCTTTTGAAGGCTCTTTCATTACTTTTTGGAATTTCATTACTGAAAATGGATTCATTGCATCTGCTTCCACTATTTTAGGACCTGTTTTTTGGGGCTCTCCAACAGCCTGGGCGATTATTTCATCCTTTGCCATTACACAGCTTA encodes the following:
- a CDS encoding nucleoside deaminase; this encodes MSHPNPKFMKRAIELSAQAGLVEKSGGVFGAVIVKGDKIIAEGYNRVIKEADATCHAEIDVIRKAGKALGSPHLDGCILYTSAYCCPMCLCGAYWAQIKEIYYGATVEDSKKYGDFLDVDYYKEMCLPDKDKRVKIREFMREEAVEVWKKFSQMPDRAHY
- a CDS encoding MFS transporter → MKKILQGTFIWFIATLFVVYAFFLNTAGAVFSDTIKSFLHASDIGVAYAVGSFIAGFACMQIPAGYLLDRYNIRFVVGSGLFLLALGNLTLSFSTNLFLFSLSNFIQGIGASFAFLAAAKLTSQWFSAKMFPILFGLTQSFSCILAAIIHYYLVLALQTLTWQAIYQELAICGFILLCFSLIFISSPPTTELNKPLSLKKSLSLVLKNKQIWLCALSAATSFGVLSAYASFWYMDVEKFYSVKTTDALIMSGLIFTGIGVGTPLLGWLSNRFKSRKLIIHVTLVLGTMFLLLGIYLPHFDIDTYIIIRIVAFFTGFLLSGSMLYYTCASELATNSIRAVALGVINTFVFLFNSLLLFLPQFFITKASPTFLTYLWVLPFCLLISILLTYFVKETFDSSSV